From one Salvelinus sp. IW2-2015 linkage group LG11, ASM291031v2, whole genome shotgun sequence genomic stretch:
- the LOC111970440 gene encoding major intrinsically disordered Notch2-binding receptor 1-like, with amino-acid sequence MASLQQEYPLVLLGILEELAAMRHWLSFQDLCRMVSTRFDLQHLTELRSLLFSAACRDPCFPATLFRDRVTPKGLGTSPIGVAADIVTIFNLIQMTGVAPDEAQASQPIKGKPAPHIDQSPEPSLQSSLPITDEVRFSRCDRVRTLSDSQTISGPIDPSLLWPKSNYSFRKRASLPPDPLSLVSSSPPSRARAVSFDWRHNTPLFAGSGNIPGMQSIYLPLETDSESSKDSLSGDSAPRDPGSEPGSEPGSQPGSERHSCVKKRDIFKKDFHNQSQLVPQVTISTESQTPRGGVGRRGRQELFSNRSFELLSNPYPSPTVGRSSPERRAKHESLDDLQDSTYFGPGDTIQEWSPLHLQPPRAQRPGWADKSLSLDDRVVGLAGVGLDGSEGSLQVRLTPSPTTNNIAGGLSPPKGWEGNTIPALGGGGLTACSRGTQTDTMPDPRRLRSLVHADRLSFMTSMDDPDMMGEDDISAIFRFLDDMSMCGSTGVLHPHDVGPSAAQDTPEARRGRLGQLQKLFHSLDGSDDGGLKASVCKLLLRMGQIERRLESLSEVKAEISQVLSFLQRLDEKIQEQAIRGGGGSGGRWLGPPSGGGSSLGSLSHSLTPGSGGSSEPQPLSVSGHSFGSLDWNKWGSSQGKTETNGGLSETEGGKKGVHSRLASSKPEEKSGADSKRPSVVSNSSARDWTVSFSKSKDGKAQPGKKRQMDQSNNSAQSHKLPLQKHSHLVEPVFSSSLLRQKGGGLTNPGLSSGLPCDPRLAGGGGGXPVWTVEDREARMSPLELQAQESLNPNNLEFWMEDIYTPGYDTLLRRKEADQRRAKACKLGALIFTAITIVLVIVIPIATMSS; translated from the exons ATGGCCAGCCTGCAACAGGAGTACCCCCTGGTCCTGCTGGGTATTCTGGAGGAGCTGGCCGCTATGCGCCACTGGCTCTCCTTCCAGGACCTGTGTCGAATGGTCAGCACCCGCTTCGACCTGCAGCACCTCACAGAGCTTAGGAGCCTGCTGTTCTCCGCAGCCTGCCGCGACCCCTGTTTCCCCGCCACCCTCTTCAGAGACAGGGTCACCCCCAAGGGACTGGGGACATCCCCGATAGGCGTGGCAGCTGACATCGTCACTATATTCAACCTAATTCAAATGACGGGTGTGGCCCCCGATGAGGCCCAGGCTTCTCAGCCAATAAAAGGCAAGCCCGCCCCTCACATCGACCAATCCCCAGAGCCCTCTTTGCAAAGCTCTTTGCCCATCACTGACGAAGTGAGATTCTCCAGATGTGATAGGGTGCGCACACTTTCAGACTCTCAGACCATCTCAGGCCCCATCGACCCAAGCTTGCTCTGGCCCAAATCAAATTACTCGTTCCGCAAGCGCGCCAGTCTCCCTCCCGatcccctctctcttgtctcctcatCCCCTCCGAGCCGTGCCAGGGCTGTGTCTTTTGACTGGCGCCACAACACCCCACTGTTCGCTGGCAGCGGCAATATCCCAGGCATGCAGAGCATCTACCTCCCCCTGGAGACGGACAGTGAGTCCTCCAAGGATTCCCTGAGCGGAGACTCGGCACCCAGAGATCCCGGATCGGAGCCGGGATCAGAGCCGGGATCACAGCCGGGATCGGAGCGGCATTCCTGCGTGAAGAAGAGAGACATCTTCAAGAAAGACTTCCACAACCAGTCGCAACTGGTTCCCCAGGTGACCATCAGTACTGAGTCTCAGACTCcaagaggaggagtaggacgAAGAGGGAGGCAGGAACTTTTTTCCAACCGCAGCTTTGAACTGCTTTCCAACCCGTATCCTTCCCCCACTGTTGGTCGGTCTTCGCCGGAGCGCCGGGCCAAGCATGAAAGCTTGGACGACCTTCAGGACTCCACGTACTTTGGCCCAGGGGATACTATTCAAGAATggtcccccctccacctccaaccCCCCAGGGCCCAGAGGCCAGGGTGGGCCGACAAGAGCCTGAGTCTGGACGACAGGGTGGTGGGCTTAGCGGGGGTGGGTTTGGATGGCTCCGAGGGCTCTCTTCAGGTGAGACTCACTCCCAGCCCCACCACAAACAACATTGCTGGGGGGTTGTCCCCTCCAAAGGGATGGGAGGGGAACACCATTCCCGCActtgggggaggggggttgaCGGCCTGCAGCAGGGGCACCCAGACCGACACCATGCCGGACCCCCGGCGCCTGCGGAGCCTGGTGCACGCCGACCGGCTGTCCTTCATGACCTCGATGGATGACCCCGACATGATGGGCGAGGATGACATCAGCGCCATCTTCCGCTTCCTGGATGACATGAGCATGTGCGGCTCCACGGGGGTCCTCCACCCCCACGACGTGGGCCCCTCGGCAGCCCAGGATACCCCAGAGGCACGGCGTGGCCGCCTTGGCCAGCTCCAGAAGCTCTTTCACTCCCTGGATGGCAGCGACGATGGCGGCCTCAAGGCCAGCGTATGTAAACTGCTCCTGAGAATGGGCCAGATCGAGCGACGCCTGGAGTCGCTGTCCGAGGTCAAGGCCGAGATCTCCCaagttctctccttcctccagcgACTGGATGAGAAGATACAAGAGCAGGCCattagagggggaggagggagtggaggtaGGTGGCTGGGACCGCCCAGCGGTGGTGGGTCTTCCCTGGGTAGCCTGAGCCATTCGCTCACTCCTGGGTCTGGTGGCTCCTCGGAACCCCAGCCCCTGTCTGTGTCAGGGCATTCGTTTGGCAGCCTGGACTGGAACAAGTGGGGCAGCAGCCAAGGGAAGACAGAGACAAACGGAGGTCTGAGTGAGACCGAAGGGGGGAAGAAGGGTGTGCACTCTCGGCTGGCCTCCTCCAAGCCTGAGGAGAAAAGTGGCGCAGACTCCAAACGGCCGAGCGTCGTCTCCAACTCGTCTGCGCGGGATTGGACGGTGTCGTTCTCGAAAAGTAAAGATGGCAAGGCCCAGCCCGGGAAAAAACGGCAG ATGGACCAATCAAACAACTCCGCCCAGAGTCATAAGCTCCCCCTTCAAAAACACTCCCACCTGGTGGAGCCAGTGTTCAGTTCCTCTCTCTTGCGTCAGAAGGGTGGCGGGTTAACCAATCCTGGGTTGTCCTCTGGGTTGCCCTGTGACCCCAGATTGgctggggggggaggaggagYCCCGGTCTGGACcgtggaggacagagaggccaGAATGTCCCCTCTGGAACTGCAG GCCCAGGAGTCTCTAAACCCCAATAATCTGGAGTTTTGGATGGAGGACATCTACACGCCAGGTTACGACACACTACTGAGGCGCAAAGAGGCTGACCAGCGCAGAGCCAAAGCCTGCAAGCTGGGGGCGCTCATCTTCACAGCCATTACCATAGTCCTTGTCATCGTCATCCCCATCGCCACAATGAGCTCCTGA